DNA sequence from the Tenacibaculum mesophilum genome:
AAAGGAGCTTTTTTATTTCTTTTTTGTTCTTTATCAAAATATGATTGAAGGTTTTCCATGTGTTCATAAACCGCTTCTTCAGCATATTTTTGCATACGAGAATCTATAGTAGTGTAAATTTTTAATCCATCTCTATAAATATTATACTCTTCTCCATTTGGTTTTGGGTTTTCTTTAACCCACTCTTTTAAGATACTTCTTAAATGCTCTCTAAAATATGTTGCTAAACCGTCACTATGCCCTTCTCTGTTTATATTAAGTCCTAGACCTAATTTTTGTAATGAGTCTTTTTGTTTTAAAGTAATAAACTCACTTCTATTCATTTGCTTTAAAACAACATTCCTTCGTTGTTTTACCATCTCTTTTCTCCTTAAAGGATTAAAAAGGGAAGAGTTTTTAAGCATTCCTACTAGCATTGCTGATTCTTCTACGTCTAACTCCTTAGGTTCTTTTCCAAAATAAATTCGAGCTGCTGAACGAACACCTACTGCTTGATTTAAGAAGTCATATTTATTCAAATACATGGTTATGATTTCTTCTTTAGTGTATTGACGCTCTAGCTTAACAGCTACTACCCATTCTTTCACCTTTTGAAGTACTCTTTTGAAAATATTGCGAGAAGCTTTTCCTGTAAACAACATTTTTGCTAGTTGTTGGGTTATTGTACTCGCCCCTCCACTTCCTGGTTTTAAAACGGCTCTTGCTGTTCCTCTAAAATCAATTCCTGAATGTTCATAAAAACGCTCATCTTCTGTTGCAACTAACGCTTTTACCATATTTTGTGGAATGTCTTTATATTTTATAGGTGTTCTGTTTTCAACAGCGTACTTACCTAAAGTTTTACCATCAGCTGAAATAATTTCTGTAGCTAAATTATTCTCTGGGTTTTCTAACTCTTCAAAAGTAGGTAGTGCACCAAACACTCCCCAAGAAGCTAGTAAAAATAGTAGGCAAACAAATAAGAACCCTCCTAAAATGATACCCCAAAACCATTTAATGTACTTGCTAAAATTTGTTGTTTTTTTCTCTGTCATTACTTTATTTTTTCTATTCTAAACCCTACATGAGTTATTCCTTCTAATTCTTCAATTCCTTCCAACTTTCCATTTTTTCGCATGGCTTGTCGAACCTTAAAAGTATATTCTCCTTTTCGGGGAAACGTTATGTTTTCTTTATAAAAAAGTTTATTCTCTTTAATGTCTGTAAAACCTTGTCCTAAAAATTTCCCTGTAACGTCTGCCATATCATATTCCAATGTATCTATGATTATTTGTCCGTCAGGAAAATTCATTTGCGTAATTAAAAAAAGATTGCTGTATGCATAATCTTTATTATTTCTAAGGTTTATAAAAAGATTTTTCTTACCAATAGAGTCATTAATTGGAAATGTAAACTGTATTGCATTTTTTTTATTCCATGAGCTTTTAGGAAGCGCAATATAATTGTCAAACTCACTATTTGAGTCGCATGAAGCTAATAGTATGGCTACTAAAAAAATGATGCCAATTTTACTTCTCATTATTGGTATTGTTTTTATTATCGCTATTATTTCTTTTTCGTTGATTGTTGTTTTTTCTTCTGGGATTTCTCGGTTTTTTTTGTTGTCCTTGTGGTTTATCAGTTGTTTTACTTTCTGGTTTTGGCTTTCTAGTTTTTGGATTGTTTTTAGGTCTTGGTTTCCTATTATCAACTCTCTTTTTTTCTGTTTTTTGGCCTCCTTCAGTTTTTTCCGTTTTTCCTTGTGGTTTTTTCTTTTGCCTTTTATTTGTTTGTGGCTGTTTCTCTACTTCCGCTTTATTTGCTGGTTTTCTTTTTCTACGCCTACTGTTTTTACGACTTTTTTTAGGTGCATCAAAACGCGTTAAACTATCTTGACCTACAACATTCTCAAAATCGACAGAAACCTCTTCAGCTATCTCCAATTCATATTCTTCTAACGGTAACGCAAGTTCATTATTTTTGTTTAATTCTATAATCTCTTGAACTTGATCTAACGATAGTTTATACCATTTAAAACTTTCCTCCTTGTAGGTATACCAAAGTAATTTTTTGAATATGTCCATTTTAACGAAAACAGCATCTCCTTTTTCTGTTTTTAGCACTTTATCTTGCTTCGGAAAGCTTTGTAATGCATCTAAATACGTGTCTAATTCGTAGTTTAAACAACACTTTAGTTTACCACACTGTCCTGCTAACTTTAATGGGTTTAATGACAGTTGCTGATAACGGGCTGCTGCTGTATTTACTTTTCTAAAGTCGGTTAACCAAGTAGAGCAACATAATTCTCTACCGCATGAACCAATTCCTCCTAAACGAGCTGCTTCTTGGCGCATTCCTACCTGACGCATTTCTACTCGTATAGAAAAAGCACTAGCTAAGTCACGAATTAACTGACGAAAGTCTACACGTTCGTCTGCTGTATAATAAAAAGTAGCTTTGGTTCCGTCTCCTTGATATTCAACATCAGAAAGTTTCATTTTTAAGCCTAAACGGCTAATTATTTCTCTTCCTTTTCGTTGTGTTTCTAACTCTCTTCCTCTGGCTTCCTGCCAAACATCAATATCTTTTTGAGATGCCTTTCTGTAAATTTTCTTTACATCATCACTATCCGCAGTAATTTTTCTTTTTTTCATTTGAACTCTTACTAGCTCTCCTGCTAAAGAAACAATACCAACATCGTGCCCTGAAGATCCTTCAACTGCAACCACATCTCCCATGGAAAGGGTTAAGTTTTCAGGATTTTTATAAAAGTGTTTTCGTCCATTTTTAAAACGGACTTCAAAAATATTAAATGGTGCTTCACCTGAAGGTAAAGTCATGTTCGATAACCAATCAAAAACAGCGAGCTTATTTCCACTTCCACATGTGCCTGTTGCACAATTTCCGTTACTCTTACAGCCATTTGGCACACCGCTTTTGTTAGTTGAGCAACTGCTACAACTCATACGATAATATATTTTTTTGAAATATTTTTTAAACCTGTGCATTTACAGTATCAAAAAATATTTTTATTATTTGATTTTCAGTCGTATAAAATTTACTTTATAACAACTATCCTTAATCTGTAAAGATACATATTC
Encoded proteins:
- a CDS encoding gliding motility lipoprotein GldH; translated protein: MRSKIGIIFLVAILLASCDSNSEFDNYIALPKSSWNKKNAIQFTFPINDSIGKKNLFINLRNNKDYAYSNLFLITQMNFPDGQIIIDTLEYDMADVTGKFLGQGFTDIKENKLFYKENITFPRKGEYTFKVRQAMRKNGKLEGIEELEGITHVGFRIEKIK
- the ricT gene encoding PSP1 domain-containing protein — its product is MSCSSCSTNKSGVPNGCKSNGNCATGTCGSGNKLAVFDWLSNMTLPSGEAPFNIFEVRFKNGRKHFYKNPENLTLSMGDVVAVEGSSGHDVGIVSLAGELVRVQMKKRKITADSDDVKKIYRKASQKDIDVWQEARGRELETQRKGREIISRLGLKMKLSDVEYQGDGTKATFYYTADERVDFRQLIRDLASAFSIRVEMRQVGMRQEAARLGGIGSCGRELCCSTWLTDFRKVNTAAARYQQLSLNPLKLAGQCGKLKCCLNYELDTYLDALQSFPKQDKVLKTEKGDAVFVKMDIFKKLLWYTYKEESFKWYKLSLDQVQEIIELNKNNELALPLEEYELEIAEEVSVDFENVVGQDSLTRFDAPKKSRKNSRRRKRKPANKAEVEKQPQTNKRQKKKPQGKTEKTEGGQKTEKKRVDNRKPRPKNNPKTRKPKPESKTTDKPQGQQKKPRNPRRKNNNQRKRNNSDNKNNTNNEK